A genome region from Aliivibrio salmonicida LFI1238 includes the following:
- a CDS encoding AraC family transcriptional regulator, which yields MISNQQLPANEMMKNDPLFPALAKVIEMPKGYVDSLHHHTWHQVIFPIKGLLQTQVGSYQYLLPHTSALFVPATLAHESIALTNTTFIGIYINPAYCFKSEEQVRTISLTPFIKELIQEIRRKCLQVESQTALLGLLQVLHDQMMHNDVITFQLLLPKDRRLKQIFDKLTETPALDWPLKIWGNEVGASERTLSRLFVKEFKTSFPLWRQQLRLIYSLSLLDEEITIQAIADEIGYHNDSSYIKAFKSYFDMTPQQFRGNSNRKYYEL from the coding sequence ATGATAAGTAACCAGCAGCTACCTGCTAATGAAATGATGAAGAACGACCCACTATTTCCTGCGTTGGCTAAAGTAATAGAAATGCCTAAAGGCTACGTTGACTCGCTACATCATCACACATGGCATCAAGTAATATTTCCGATCAAAGGGTTACTCCAAACTCAAGTTGGATCTTATCAATATTTACTTCCTCATACCTCTGCGCTATTTGTTCCAGCAACGTTAGCACATGAATCAATCGCTTTAACAAACACCACTTTCATTGGTATATATATTAACCCTGCGTATTGTTTTAAGTCTGAAGAACAGGTTCGAACCATATCTTTAACTCCATTTATCAAGGAGTTAATACAAGAAATCAGAAGAAAATGTTTGCAAGTAGAAAGTCAAACGGCGTTATTAGGCTTATTACAAGTACTGCATGACCAAATGATGCATAACGACGTAATAACTTTTCAGCTACTACTCCCTAAAGATAGACGTTTAAAGCAAATATTTGACAAGTTAACTGAGACACCAGCCTTAGATTGGCCTTTAAAGATATGGGGAAACGAAGTGGGAGCATCAGAACGAACGCTATCTAGACTTTTTGTTAAAGAGTTTAAAACCTCATTTCCACTCTGGCGTCAGCAATTGCGCTTAATATATTCATTGTCACTATTGGATGAGGAAATAACAATACAAGCAATCGCTGACGAAATCGGATATCACAACGACTCATCATATATTAAAGCGTTTAAATCGTACTTCGACATGACACCACAACAATTTAGAGGCAATTCTAATCGAAAATACTATGAATTATAA
- a CDS encoding phospholipase D family protein has product MSVLQRIHITLFFVAILSGCGSLPDEVEHTNEPVANSVISPLSELRDAYQPSTSTQETSAVLPQDAGWDALAQRLALIETAEHTIDIQYYIWNSDTSGHYLASRLLAAADRGVKVRVMLDDINLNEREDLLIALNSHPQVDIRIFNPIPTRRGVTKWVNFLGDFSRLNRRMHNKSFTVDGAFSVVGGRNIGDEYFDLSDDINFRDRDVLVTGDVVGEIQTSFTEYWDSRWSYPVDLLGGKTSPDQPVLDEISAPIYTNYPALPEGSKTAHQFLTKLMGSMTWVQARFVSDRPVPVDKNNTSEPKETAKVLAQLARESDQEILLESAYLIFDDSQLEEWQELSNKGVKIKALTNSMASNDLTTNHSGYAGRRQDMLEHGIQLFELKPETGLCEDSTRDVSKCAPTLAYGLHAKSAVFDRKIASIGSFNFNLRSTYLNTESILIIENQKIAERLADDIEQAMDEENSWHLKLQDGDIRWYSGDKSWESEPETGRWERFESRFLQLLPIEKYL; this is encoded by the coding sequence ATGTCTGTGCTTCAACGTATTCATATAACACTATTTTTTGTCGCTATTCTTTCTGGGTGTGGTTCACTTCCTGATGAGGTTGAGCACACTAATGAACCCGTCGCAAACTCAGTCATCAGCCCATTATCGGAATTAAGAGACGCTTATCAACCGTCGACATCGACTCAAGAGACGAGTGCGGTTTTACCGCAAGATGCAGGCTGGGATGCTCTTGCTCAACGCTTAGCATTAATCGAAACCGCAGAACACACGATTGATATTCAATATTACATCTGGAATTCAGACACTTCAGGTCATTACCTAGCGAGCCGTTTATTAGCGGCGGCTGATCGCGGTGTTAAAGTACGTGTAATGTTGGATGATATCAACCTTAATGAACGAGAAGATCTCCTCATTGCGCTTAATTCACACCCTCAAGTTGATATCCGTATATTCAATCCAATCCCAACTCGCCGTGGTGTTACCAAGTGGGTCAATTTCTTAGGAGACTTTTCTCGTCTAAACCGTCGTATGCACAATAAATCATTTACCGTTGATGGGGCTTTCTCTGTTGTTGGTGGACGTAATATTGGCGATGAGTATTTTGATCTGTCTGATGACATCAATTTTCGTGACCGTGATGTATTAGTCACAGGCGATGTGGTGGGGGAGATTCAAACGAGTTTTACAGAATATTGGGACAGTCGGTGGTCTTACCCTGTTGATTTATTAGGTGGAAAAACGTCACCAGATCAACCAGTGTTAGACGAAATTTCGGCACCGATTTACACAAACTACCCAGCCTTGCCAGAAGGCAGTAAAACTGCCCATCAATTCTTAACTAAGTTAATGGGGAGCATGACGTGGGTTCAAGCCCGCTTTGTTTCTGATAGACCAGTTCCAGTTGATAAAAATAACACGAGTGAACCAAAAGAAACGGCCAAAGTATTGGCTCAATTAGCTCGTGAATCGGATCAAGAGATCTTATTGGAATCGGCTTATTTGATATTTGATGATAGCCAACTAGAAGAATGGCAAGAATTAAGTAACAAGGGTGTAAAGATAAAAGCATTAACCAATTCAATGGCATCGAATGATTTAACAACGAATCACTCTGGTTATGCAGGCCGACGCCAAGACATGCTTGAGCACGGTATACAATTGTTTGAATTAAAACCAGAAACAGGGTTGTGTGAAGATTCAACCCGAGATGTTTCTAAGTGTGCCCCGACATTAGCGTATGGGCTTCATGCAAAGTCTGCTGTTTTTGATAGAAAAATCGCGAGTATCGGCTCTTTTAACTTCAATTTACGATCCACTTACCTTAATACTGAATCGATTCTAATCATTGAAAATCAAAAAATAGCAGAGCGTCTGGCTGATGACATAGAGCAAGCAATGGATGAAGAAAACAGTTGGCATTTGAAATTACAAGACGGTGACATTCGTTGGTATTCTGGCGATAAAAGTTGGGAAAGTGAACCAGAAACAGGCCGATGGGAACGATTTGAATCCCGATTTTTGCAGTTATTGCCAATAGAGAAGTACTTGTAG